One genomic segment of Cydia splendana chromosome 5, ilCydSple1.2, whole genome shotgun sequence includes these proteins:
- the LOC134790325 gene encoding uncharacterized protein LOC134790325 gives MASEDLRRLRVARGYTKASITRLFNFSNNENDVGLSAISNLETKRARIGELFKDYEQCNKEILALDEADAEDVEDYEAKYYNILTILNEAIKNKSSSSDAPSSDAPASSCKKAKLPTIKIETFTGKYREYTGFINLFKAIIHNDRSIDNVQKLYYLRSFLANEPFDLIKNLPLAEGSYEEALKLLEERYNHKFKIVNEHINALLDINALVKSNPANLRQFVSCIKQSLSALKNLNVTTDNWNPIILAILYRKLDTYTSRAYQLERDDTEEPTVTEFLLYLEKRALALENAEPSPTPGKSYHKAVVNVTATASPACSYCKSNHRLFDCSKFKMLTSSERIAFSKNNDLCSVCLNKHNGKCRFHFRCSTCKQAHNTLLHPDSANQPQVSLISNLGHNGVLLPTVRVKLYSRTGSEVHVKALLDCCSQSSLATTKLINVLGLTPSKDNSNIIGAGGKSTDTQYSIPLDVYSLTMPYRVTANCNVMEKITCQLPQNAIKLDAINIPDGITLSDADFHQPSEINLLLGADIFFQVLLLEPVPGQQERSAQPVEDPASPHPTVVNTKFGYIIGGGLPRQQTSDKSKVTLLCTQCDSSLNDSLQNFWNVESIPETFCERMSEHQMCEDTFKSTTVLENNKFQVDLPLKVPLNEVNDVLGSSFDMAYYRFLNLEKRLHKNINLLSDYEKFINEYVDLKHGHYIDFNQLDFENDPLYFASHHAVINDSSKTTCTRVVFDCSLQTNKRVSLNDILLNGPPVQKELFDIMLLFRLGNYTFSTDIRRMFRCVDVNPMHF, from the coding sequence ATGGCATCTGAAGACTTGAGGAGGTTGCGAGTTGCACGAGGTTACACCAAGGCCTCAATCACTCGTCTCTTCAACTTTAGCAATAATGAGAATGATGTTGGCCTTAGTGCAATTTCTAACTTGGAAACGAAGCGCGCCAGGATAGGTGAGTTATTCAAAGATTACGAGCAATGTAATAAGGAGATTTTAGCCTTAGACGAAGCGGACGCGGAGGATGTGGAGGACTATGAGGCAAAGTACTACAACATTCTCACTATCCTCAATGAGGCTATAAAAAACAAGTCGTCCTCGTCTGATGCGCCCTCGTCTGACGCTCCCGCGTCTTCCTGCAAAAAGGCTAAACTGCCTACTATAAAAATTGAAACTTTCACTGGTAAGTATCGTGAATATACAGGTTTTATTAACTTGTTTAAGGCAATAATACACAACGATAGATCAATTGATAATGTCCAAAAATTGTACTATTTGCGCTCATTTCTCGCAAATGAACCCTTTGACTTGATTAAGAACCTGCCTCTAGCTGAAGGCAGCTACGAGGAGGCTCTTAAGCTTTTAGAGGAGAGGTATAACCATAagttcaaaattgtaaatgaacaCATTAATGCCTTGCTTGATATAAATGCCTTGGTCAAATCTAACCCTGCAAATTTAAGACAGTTTGTGTCATGCATCAAACAATCTTTATCTGCATTAAAGAATTTAAATGTAACTACAGATAATTGGAATCCTATTATATTGGCTATTTTGTACCGTAAATTAGACACCTACACGTCACGGGCATACCAGTTGGAGCGTGATGACACTGAGGAGCCCACAGTCACCGAGTTCCTGCTGTACTTGGAGAAACGCGCCTTGGCACTGGAGAATGCTGAGCCGTCGCCCACACCGGGGAAGTCTTACCACAAGGCAGTGGTGAATGTGACAGCGACCGCCTCGCCTGCCTGCAGTTATTGTAAGTCTAATCACCGACTATTTGACTGTAGCAAATTTAAAATGCTTACTAGTAGTGAAAGGATAGCTTTCAGCAAAAATAATGACCTATGCTCTGTCTGTCTAAACAAACACAATGGAAAGTGCCGCTTTCATTTCCGGTGCAGTACTTGCAAACAGGCTCATAATACCTTACTGCATCCGGACTCGGCTAACCAACCCCAAGTTTCTTTAATATCAAATTTGGGGCATAATGGGGTACTATTGCCCACAGTCAGAGTGAAGTTATATTCACGGACAGGTAGTGAGGTTCATGTGAAAGCTCTTTTAGATTGTTGTTCACAAAGCTCTTTAGCCACcactaaattaataaatgttttagGATTGACCCCAAGCAAGGACAACAGCAACATAATTGGTGCTGGAGGAAAAAGTACTGATACACAGTATTCTATACCTTTAGATGTGTATTCTTTGACCATGCCTTACCGAGTCACTGCGAATTGCAATGTAATGGAAAAAATTACATGCCAGCTGCCACAAAATGCGATCAAATTGGACGCTATTAATATACCTGATGGGATCACTCTGTCTGATGCTGATTTCCATCAGCCGTCTGAGATCAATTTACTTCTAGGTGCTGACATATTTTTCCAGGTCCTCCTTCTGGAGCCAGTTCCGGGTCAGCAGGAGCGGTCTGCGCAGCCTGTTGAAGACCCAGCCAGTCCACACCCGACGGTTGTAAATACAAAGTTTGGCTACATCATAGGTGGGGGTTTACCACGACAACAAACCAGTGACAAAAGTAAGGTAACGCTTTTATGTACACAATGTGACTCAAGTCTTAATGACAGTCTACAAAATTTTTGGAATGTAGAGAGCATACCTGAAACCTTTTGTGAACGCATGTCAGAGCATCAAATGTGTGAAGATACTTTTAAGAGCACAACGGTGTTAGAAAATAACAAGTTTCAGGTTGACTTGCCTTTGAAAGTTCCTTTGAATGAGGTCAATGATGTGCTTGGTAGCTCTTTTGATATGGCTTATTATAGGTTTCTTAACCTCGAAAAAAGAttgcacaaaaatataaatttgctaTCAGATTATGAAAAGTTCATCAATGAATATGTGGACTTGAAGCATGGGCACTATATTGACTTCAATCAATTGGATTTTGAGAATGATCCTCTATACTTTGCATCCCATCATGCTGTAATTAATGACTCTAGCAAAACTACATGTACCCGGGTAGTCTTTGACTGTTCCTTGCAAACTAACAAAAGGGTATCGCTTAATGACATTTTGCTTAACGGACCTCCGGTACAGAAAGAGTTGTTTGACATAATGCTTTTGTTCCGATTAGGCAACTATACCTTCTCCACGGACATACGACGCATGTTTCGATGTGTTGATGTTAATCCGATGCATTTCTGA